The Ictidomys tridecemlineatus isolate mIctTri1 chromosome 6, mIctTri1.hap1, whole genome shotgun sequence genome includes a region encoding these proteins:
- the Nemp1 gene encoding nuclear envelope integral membrane protein 1 isoform X2: protein MDTDTGNNLEAPRRGISAPLRSLQYYDFEIRVNSSTLVRVTQVDNEEKLKELEQFSIWNFFSSFLKEKLNDTYINVGLYSTKTCLKVEIIEDAKYSVIVTRRFDPKLFLIFLLGLMLFFCGDLLSRSQVFYYSTGMSVGIVASLLIIIFILSKFMPRKSPIYVILVGGWSFSLYLIQLVFKNLQEIWRCYWQYLLSYILTVGFMSFAVCYKYGPLENERSINLLTWTLQLMGLGFMYSGIQIPHIALAIIIIALCTKNLEYPIQWLYITYRKMCKATEKPVPPRLLTEEEYRIQGEVETRRALEELREFCNSPDCSAWKTISRIQSPKRFADFVEGSFHLTPNEVSVHEQEYGLGSIIAQDEEATSEEEEEDSGSQHLIATQNNFLT, encoded by the exons ATGGACACGGATACAGGTAATAATTTGGAAGCCCCTCGAAGGGGCATCTCAGCTCCCTTAAGAAGCTTACAGTACTATGACTTTGAG ATCCGGGTAAATAGTTCCACATTGGTCCGAGTCACCCAGGTAGACAATGAGGAGAAATTGAAGGAGCTCGAGCAGTTCAGTATCTggaactttttttcctcttttttaaaagagaaattgaatGACACCTATATTAACGTGGGTCTATACAGCACAAAAACCTGCCTTAAAGTTGAAATTATAGAGGACGCCAAGTACAGTGTCATTGTGACCCGGA gATTTGACCCCAAACTCTTCCTCATTTTCCTCCTTGGACTTATGTTGTTTTTTTGTGGAGACTTATTGAGCAG GAGTCAAGTTTTCTACTATTCCACGGGGATGAGTGTGGGAATTGTGGCTTCTCTactaattatcatttttatactATCCAAATTCATGCCCAGG AAAAGTCCCATTTACGTCATCCTGGTGGGAGGCTGGTCCTTTTCTCTGTACCTCATTCAGCTAGTTTTTAAGAATTTACAAGAGATCTGGAGGTGTTACTGGCAGTATCTTTTAA GCTACATCCTCACAGTTGGATTCATGAGTTTTGCAGTATGTTACAAGTATGGGCCCTTGGAGAATGAACGAAGTATCAACCTGCTGACCTGGACCTTGCAACTGATGGGCCTGGGTTTCATGTATTCCGGCATCCAGATACCTCACATTGCCCTTGCCATTATCATCATTGCACTGTGTACTAAGAACCTGGAGTACCCTATTCAGTGGCTGTACATCACCTACAG AAAGATGTGTAAGGCAACAGAAAAGCCTGTCCCCCCTCGTCTCCTGACAGAAGAAGAATATCGGATACAAGGAGAGGTAGAGACCCGAAGGGCTTTAGAGGAGCTCCGAGAATTTTGTAACAGTCCAGACTGTTCTGCTTGGAAGACTATTTCTCGAATCCAGTCTCCAAAAAG ATTTGCTGACTTTGTAGAAGGTTCGTTCCACCTCACACCAAATGAAGTTTCTGTCCATGAACAGGAATATGGATTAGGGAGCATTATTGCCCAGGATGAGGAAGCAActtctgaggaggaggaggaggactcaGGTTCTCAGCACCTCATTGCCACACAGAACAATTTCCTGACTTAA
- the Nemp1 gene encoding nuclear envelope integral membrane protein 1 isoform X1 produces the protein MAGGIKVAVSPAVGPGSWGWGAGDGGAMRLFLVLSGCLVCGSAGIDVNVIMLQESRVYSMSTSQQFCYKNVLVPKWHDIWTRIQIRVNSSTLVRVTQVDNEEKLKELEQFSIWNFFSSFLKEKLNDTYINVGLYSTKTCLKVEIIEDAKYSVIVTRRFDPKLFLIFLLGLMLFFCGDLLSRSQVFYYSTGMSVGIVASLLIIIFILSKFMPRKSPIYVILVGGWSFSLYLIQLVFKNLQEIWRCYWQYLLSYILTVGFMSFAVCYKYGPLENERSINLLTWTLQLMGLGFMYSGIQIPHIALAIIIIALCTKNLEYPIQWLYITYRKMCKATEKPVPPRLLTEEEYRIQGEVETRRALEELREFCNSPDCSAWKTISRIQSPKRFADFVEGSFHLTPNEVSVHEQEYGLGSIIAQDEEATSEEEEEDSGSQHLIATQNNFLT, from the exons ATGGCGGGAGGAATCAAAGTAGCGGTGTCGCCGGCTGTTGGTCCCgggtcctggggctggggggcCGGGGATGGTGGGGCAATGCGGCTCTTCTTGGTCCTTTCCGGCTGCTTGGTCTGCGGCTCAG CTGGAATTGATGTAAATGTGATCATGCTTCAGGAATCCCGAGTTTATAGTATGAGTACCAGCCAACAGTTCTGTTATAAAAATGTGCTTGTCCCAAAGTGGCATGATATATGGACACGGATACAG ATCCGGGTAAATAGTTCCACATTGGTCCGAGTCACCCAGGTAGACAATGAGGAGAAATTGAAGGAGCTCGAGCAGTTCAGTATCTggaactttttttcctcttttttaaaagagaaattgaatGACACCTATATTAACGTGGGTCTATACAGCACAAAAACCTGCCTTAAAGTTGAAATTATAGAGGACGCCAAGTACAGTGTCATTGTGACCCGGA gATTTGACCCCAAACTCTTCCTCATTTTCCTCCTTGGACTTATGTTGTTTTTTTGTGGAGACTTATTGAGCAG GAGTCAAGTTTTCTACTATTCCACGGGGATGAGTGTGGGAATTGTGGCTTCTCTactaattatcatttttatactATCCAAATTCATGCCCAGG AAAAGTCCCATTTACGTCATCCTGGTGGGAGGCTGGTCCTTTTCTCTGTACCTCATTCAGCTAGTTTTTAAGAATTTACAAGAGATCTGGAGGTGTTACTGGCAGTATCTTTTAA GCTACATCCTCACAGTTGGATTCATGAGTTTTGCAGTATGTTACAAGTATGGGCCCTTGGAGAATGAACGAAGTATCAACCTGCTGACCTGGACCTTGCAACTGATGGGCCTGGGTTTCATGTATTCCGGCATCCAGATACCTCACATTGCCCTTGCCATTATCATCATTGCACTGTGTACTAAGAACCTGGAGTACCCTATTCAGTGGCTGTACATCACCTACAG AAAGATGTGTAAGGCAACAGAAAAGCCTGTCCCCCCTCGTCTCCTGACAGAAGAAGAATATCGGATACAAGGAGAGGTAGAGACCCGAAGGGCTTTAGAGGAGCTCCGAGAATTTTGTAACAGTCCAGACTGTTCTGCTTGGAAGACTATTTCTCGAATCCAGTCTCCAAAAAG ATTTGCTGACTTTGTAGAAGGTTCGTTCCACCTCACACCAAATGAAGTTTCTGTCCATGAACAGGAATATGGATTAGGGAGCATTATTGCCCAGGATGAGGAAGCAActtctgaggaggaggaggaggactcaGGTTCTCAGCACCTCATTGCCACACAGAACAATTTCCTGACTTAA